The Meriones unguiculatus strain TT.TT164.6M chromosome 1, Bangor_MerUng_6.1, whole genome shotgun sequence genome has a segment encoding these proteins:
- the LOC110558771 gene encoding vomeronasal type-1 receptor 2-like, with product MDLWNLTLSIIFLLQTTVGILGNFSLIFYYFILYYTQYTLKPTDLILMHIMAANALTILSVAVPQTVTTFGLKEFLNDFACRFLIYIQGISRSVSIGTTCLLSVFQAMTISPRESCWKDYKHRAAKYIGSSISILCVFSMMTNFISIMHSFISRNSKNVTRKRDYGYCTIVVHNEISEFLYAVLVMCPEVFLSLLIAWSSMSMIIILYRHKQRVQHIRSTHGSSRTSPDSRATQNILLLLSSFLAFYTLSSILRGCIALFGNHNWWLANINRVMSLCFPSFGHFVLRNPCSVLSRLVWSGSEIKNV from the coding sequence ATGGACTTGTGGAATCTGACCCTCAGTATCATTTTCTTATTACAAACCACAgttggaattctgggaaatttctctcttattttttattacttcatCCTTTACTACACACAGTACACATTAAAGCCCACAGATTTGATTCTCATGCACATAATGGCAGCCAATGCCTTGACCATTCTCTCTGTTGCAGTGCCTCAGACAGTGACAACTTTTGGGTTGAAGGAGTTCTTGAATGATTTTGCATGCAGGTTCCTGATATACATTCAAGGAATTAGCAGGAGTGTGTCCATTGGCACCACCTGCCTTTTGAGTGTTTTCCAGGCCATGACCATCAGTCCCAGGGAATCCTGTTGGAAGGATTATAAACACAGAGCTGCCAAGTACATTGGCTCCTCCATTTCCATCCTCTGTGTCTTCTCTATGATGACAAATTTCATTTCCATTATGCACTCATTTATCAGTAGGAATAGTAAAAATGTGACAAGAAAACGAGATTATGGATACTGCACTATTGTTGTCCATAATGAAATCAGTGAGTTTCTCTATGCAGTATTAGTGATGTGCCCTgaagtctttctttctctgcttattGCCTGGTCCAGCATGTCAATGATTATCATTCTGTACAGACACAAGCAGAGGGTTCAACACATCCGCAGCACTCATGGTTCCAGCAGAACCTCCCCTGACTCCAGGGCCACCCAGAACATCCTCCTCCTACTGTCTTCCTTCCTGGCTTTTTATACTCTCTCCTCCATCTTAAGAGGCTGCATTGCTCTTTTTGGTAATCACAATTGGTGGCTGGCGAACATCAATCGTGTCATGTCTCTGTGTTTTCCATCTTTTGGACACTTTGTTCTTAGGAATCCTTGTTCAGTTTTGTCCAGGCTTGTATGGTCTGGAtctgaaataaaaaatgtttaa